One genomic window of Quercus robur chromosome 6, dhQueRobu3.1, whole genome shotgun sequence includes the following:
- the LOC126689353 gene encoding 40S ribosomal protein S16 has protein sequence MATPAVESVQCFGRKKTAVAVTYCKRGRGLIKINGCPIELVEPEILRFKAYEPILLLGRHRFAGVDMRIRVKGGGHTSQIYAIRQSIAKALVAFYQKYVDEQSKKEIKDILVRYDRTLLVADPRRCEPKKFGGRGARARFQKSYR, from the coding sequence ATGGCGACGCCAGCAGTGGAGTCCGTACAATGCTTCGGCCGCAAGAAAACCGCGGTGGCCGTAACCTACTGCAAGCGCGGCCGAGGTCTGATCAAGATCAACGGCTGCCCGATCGAGCTGGTGGAGCCCGAGATCCTACGGTTCAAAGCCTACGAGCCGATCCTCCTCCTCGGACGACACCGTTTTGCCGGCGTCGACATGAGGATCCGAGTCAAAGGCGGAGGTCACACCTCTCAGATCTACGCGATTCGCCAGAGCATCGCAAAGGCACTCGTCGCTTTCTACCAGAAGTATGTAGACGAGCAAAGCAAGAAGGAGATCAAGGATATTCTGGTTCGATATGATCGGACTTTGCTTGTCGCCGATCCGAGACGCTGTGAGCCTAAGAAGTTCGGTGGTCGTGGCGCTAGGGCTAGGTTCCAGAAATCCTACCGTTAG
- the LOC126689354 gene encoding 2-hydroxyisoflavanone dehydratase-like codes for MASTTKEVATELLPLIRVYTDGSVERLFGSPIVPPSPDQDPETGVSSKDITISENPSISARLYLPKLTPHNQNQKLPILVYFHGGAFCVESAFSLSSHRYLNSIVSEANVVAISVEYRLAPEHPLPACYEDCWAALQWVASHSAGNGKEPWLINHGDFERIYIGGDSSGANTAHNLALRAGTESLPGGVKIFGAFLSQPYFWGSKPIGSESKEGHEKSLTSLIWSLVYPSATGGIDSPLINPLGPGAPSLAGLACDKLLVCVAEKDMLRERGVWYCDEMKKCGWKGEVELFEVKGEDHAFHFFNVEAENAKAMIKRLASFLK; via the coding sequence ATGGCTTCCACCACCAAAGAAGTAGCCACTGAGCTTCTTCCCCTCATCCGGGTCTACACTGACGGCTCGGTGGAACGCTTGTTTGGTTCACCGATTGTCCCACCATCACCTGATCAAGACCCAGAAACCGGAGTCTCATCCAAAGACATTACCATCTCAGAGAACCCCTCAATCTCAGCCCGCCTCTACCTCCCAAAACTCACTCCccataaccaaaaccaaaagctCCCCATCTTGGTCTACTTCCATGGCGGTGCCTTCTGCGTCGAATCAGCCTTCTCCCTCTCCTCCCATCGCTACCTCAACAGCATTGTCTCCGAAGCCAATGTTGTAGCCATCTCTGTCGAGTACAGACTTGCACCAGAGCACCCTCTTCCAGCTTGTTACGAAGACTGCTGGGCTGCACTTCAATGGGTTGCCTCTCACTCAGCTGGTAACGGTAAAGAACCATGGCTAATCAATCATGGTGATTTCGAAAGAATTTATATAGGGGGTGACAGTTCTGGAGCCAATACAGCACATAACTTGGCCCTGCGAGCTGGGACTGAGAGCTTGCCCGGTGGTGTTAAAATTTTTGGTGCTTTTCTTTCTCAGCCTTACTTTTGGGGTTCGAAGCCAATTGGATCAGAGTCTAAGGAAGGACATGAGAAGAGCTTGACTTCTTTAATTTGGAGCTTAGTGTATCCCTCGGCAACTGGAGGCATTGACAGTCCACTGATCAATCCATTGGGGCCTGGTGCGCCAAGCTTGGCTGGACTTGCTTGTGATAAGTTGCTTGTGTGTGTGGCTGAGAAGGATATGCTGAGGGAAAGAGGTGTTTGGTATTGTGATGAAATGAAGAAGTGTGGGTGGAAAGGGGAAGTAGAATTGTTTGAAGTGAAGGGAGAAGATCATGCTTTCCACTTCTTCAATGTTGAGGCTGAGAATGCTAAGGCTATGATCAAACGCTTGGCTTCTTTTCTCAAGTAA